A region from the Melioribacter roseus P3M-2 genome encodes:
- a CDS encoding GH36-type glycosyl hydrolase domain-containing protein — protein MNYGHFSEDGKEYIITNVKTPTPWINYIYNGEYFSTVSNNAGGISYIKSPLHGRITRYRINDVPSDRPGKYIYVKDEETGKFWTLSWQPAGADPGAYKVIHGLGYTAIESLVDGIHARVTYFVPMNNNHEVWNVVLTNKSGRKRRLSITGYVEFALGHGLIDLINQCDDQHFNRAYFDKNLNALFATKTYWVTETNGTQHQENKEWNQWAFFTSNLRINRYETLRERFLGFYNSEEKPVAITEDKFSNSAADYGNVVGAINVNLELESDQRENVIFSLGVLPKEHFDDKKKDIPKIVQPEYIEFSFKEIVNYWSEFLGHTKVETPDRNVNIFMNNWVPYQAKVAFDVGRVASYYYWGISRGYGFRDTSQDVIAVTIAHPEKAKERILLLSRQMFSDGRVYHHFYDDGKGELTRHCDDPGWYILAVTEYIKETGDYSILKEKVSFVDRQEGTVLDHLLAVVNFMKNNLGRHSLPVFGRGDWNDTLDYIGGDDGGESVWGAMFYVAMLNKLIELFQFLKVENLTEILKLRDEIRRNINQLCWDGDWFIRAFGNGGMVIGSNKSKEGKIFVNTQSWAAISNLPDKSKIRRALDSVKKHLDSEYGPKICAPAFKEIDPNIGLVTRCVPGKKENGAVFCHPVTWLIQAECIMRNGERAYDYFSKLLPNRVDSDIYQAEPYVYSQYITSDEHASPGKASHSWQTGTAAWMYRVFYDYIVGIRPDYDGLIVDPVIPTSWNYIRIERIFRGAKYIIEVENPDKVQSGISYILVDGKEIEGNKLPLTDKKICHVKVLMGKTIETANK, from the coding sequence ATGAATTACGGTCATTTTTCCGAGGATGGTAAGGAGTATATTATAACAAATGTTAAGACTCCTACGCCGTGGATAAATTATATTTATAACGGCGAATATTTTTCAACTGTCTCAAACAACGCCGGGGGTATCAGCTATATTAAGAGTCCGTTGCACGGAAGAATTACGAGATACAGAATTAATGATGTGCCTTCCGACAGACCGGGAAAATATATTTATGTAAAAGACGAGGAAACGGGAAAATTTTGGACGTTGAGCTGGCAACCCGCCGGCGCTGATCCTGGAGCTTATAAGGTAATTCATGGTTTGGGATATACTGCTATCGAATCGTTAGTGGATGGTATTCATGCGCGCGTAACATATTTCGTGCCCATGAATAATAATCATGAAGTCTGGAATGTTGTTCTTACTAACAAATCGGGAAGAAAACGCCGTCTGTCGATTACCGGTTATGTGGAATTCGCTCTGGGGCACGGGCTTATAGATTTGATTAACCAATGCGACGACCAGCATTTTAACAGAGCTTACTTTGACAAAAATTTAAATGCCCTTTTTGCAACAAAGACTTACTGGGTTACCGAAACCAACGGCACTCAACACCAGGAAAATAAAGAGTGGAACCAGTGGGCGTTTTTTACATCCAATTTACGGATAAATAGATACGAAACTCTTCGGGAAAGATTTCTCGGTTTCTATAACAGCGAAGAAAAACCCGTCGCAATAACAGAAGATAAATTTTCAAATTCGGCTGCGGATTATGGAAATGTTGTGGGCGCAATAAACGTAAATCTGGAATTGGAGAGCGATCAGCGGGAAAATGTAATCTTTTCTTTAGGCGTTCTGCCGAAGGAGCATTTCGACGATAAGAAAAAAGATATTCCTAAAATTGTTCAACCAGAGTATATAGAATTCTCATTCAAAGAAATAGTGAATTATTGGTCTGAATTCCTGGGACACACAAAGGTTGAAACGCCGGATAGAAATGTTAATATATTCATGAATAATTGGGTGCCGTATCAGGCTAAAGTAGCTTTCGATGTCGGCAGAGTGGCGAGTTATTATTACTGGGGAATAAGCAGGGGATACGGTTTCAGAGATACTTCGCAAGATGTAATTGCGGTAACAATTGCGCATCCTGAAAAAGCCAAAGAACGGATTTTGCTCTTATCCCGGCAAATGTTTTCCGACGGCAGAGTTTACCATCACTTTTATGACGACGGGAAAGGGGAATTAACACGTCACTGCGACGACCCGGGCTGGTATATTCTGGCAGTAACGGAATATATTAAAGAAACCGGAGATTATTCAATTCTGAAGGAGAAAGTTTCTTTTGTTGATAGACAAGAAGGCACAGTTCTGGATCATTTGTTGGCGGTGGTTAATTTTATGAAAAATAATCTGGGACGTCACAGCTTGCCCGTATTCGGACGCGGCGATTGGAATGATACGCTCGATTATATCGGCGGCGACGACGGAGGCGAAAGCGTCTGGGGCGCTATGTTTTATGTGGCAATGCTCAATAAATTGATCGAACTTTTCCAATTCCTTAAAGTTGAGAATCTAACAGAGATACTAAAGTTAAGAGATGAGATTAGAAGAAATATTAATCAGCTTTGTTGGGACGGCGACTGGTTTATAAGAGCTTTCGGAAACGGAGGTATGGTCATCGGTTCCAATAAATCGAAAGAAGGGAAAATTTTTGTAAATACGCAAAGCTGGGCTGCAATTTCGAATCTGCCGGATAAATCTAAAATAAGACGGGCGCTCGACAGCGTCAAAAAACACCTCGACAGCGAATATGGCCCGAAAATCTGCGCTCCGGCTTTTAAAGAAATCGACCCCAACATTGGTCTGGTTACACGATGCGTCCCCGGCAAAAAAGAAAACGGCGCCGTATTCTGTCATCCGGTTACATGGCTCATTCAAGCCGAATGTATTATGAGAAACGGCGAGAGAGCTTACGACTATTTCAGCAAACTGTTGCCTAATCGCGTCGACTCGGATATTTACCAAGCCGAACCCTACGTTTATTCTCAATATATTACAAGCGACGAACATGCGTCTCCGGGAAAAGCAAGCCATTCCTGGCAAACCGGCACAGCCGCTTGGATGTATCGTGTCTTTTATGATTATATTGTCGGAATAAGACCCGATTACGACGGTTTAATCGTCGATCCGGTTATACCAACTTCGTGGAATTATATTCGTATAGAACGTATATTCAGAGGCGCTAAATATATTATCGAAGTTGAAAATCCAGACAAAGTTCAATCGGGTATATCTTACATTCTGGTTGACGGAAAAGAAATCGAAGGAAATAAATTGCCTCTAACCGACAAAAAAATTTGTCATGTAAAAGTATTAATGGGCAAAACTATTGAAACCGCCAATAAATAG
- a CDS encoding glycoside hydrolase family 130 protein: MLVRYERNPILTRKNIPAVNPYLEDVSSVFNPGAIKFNDKYLLVLRVQTRGRETYLMKALSDNGIDFEVENSVIEFEGIDKIRDEIYHIYDTRITQIGEQYYLMFAMDMVAGCRLGLARTEDFNRYEFLGIVSKDDSRNGVLLPEKINGKFLRFERPNSVKLEGGPLTGNTIYLSESDDLINWNYIEPVMSGRFHYWDENIGSGPPPVKTREGWLHIYHGVATHFSSSNIYQAGVSLHELDNPAKIIARGSLNILEPREIYEMVGQVQNVCFPSGMIVEKYEDGFAALDSKVLVYYGAADTVVALAFTTIKELIDDAKI, from the coding sequence ATGCTTGTCAGATATGAACGAAATCCTATATTAACAAGAAAGAACATCCCCGCGGTCAATCCGTATTTGGAAGACGTCTCTTCGGTTTTTAATCCTGGCGCAATTAAATTCAATGATAAATATCTTCTTGTCCTCAGAGTTCAAACCAGGGGCAGAGAAACTTATCTTATGAAAGCTTTAAGCGATAACGGAATAGATTTTGAAGTCGAAAATTCCGTTATTGAGTTTGAGGGCATCGATAAAATCAGAGATGAAATCTACCACATTTATGATACAAGAATCACTCAAATCGGCGAACAATACTATCTTATGTTTGCTATGGATATGGTTGCCGGATGCAGACTCGGTTTGGCAAGAACGGAAGATTTTAATAGATATGAATTTTTAGGAATTGTCTCGAAGGACGATTCAAGAAACGGAGTACTATTGCCGGAGAAAATAAACGGAAAATTTTTGCGATTTGAAAGGCCTAACAGCGTTAAGCTAGAAGGCGGTCCTTTAACGGGCAATACAATCTATCTGTCGGAATCGGACGACCTGATTAATTGGAATTATATAGAACCTGTTATGTCGGGAAGATTTCATTATTGGGACGAAAATATCGGTTCGGGTCCCCCGCCAGTTAAAACGAGAGAAGGCTGGCTGCATATTTATCACGGCGTGGCAACACACTTTTCCAGCTCGAATATTTATCAGGCGGGAGTTTCGTTGCATGAGCTCGATAACCCCGCTAAAATTATTGCGCGCGGCAGTTTGAATATCTTAGAACCGAGAGAAATCTACGAAATGGTAGGACAGGTTCAGAATGTTTGTTTCCCGTCGGGTATGATTGTAGAAAAATATGAGGACGGATTCGCCGCTCTTGACAGCAAAGTGCTCGTCTATTACGGCGCCGCCGATACGGTCGTGGCGCTCGCCTTTACAACAATTAAGGAGCTCATTGATGATGCAAAAATATAA
- a CDS encoding carbohydrate-binding family 9-like protein, whose amino-acid sequence MMQKYNLYAFVFLLILNSLAYCQTIPRPQVEFNPRYYIVHRAEEKITVDGALNEKSWRAAEWTEDFIDIEGDIRPAPRFRTRAKMLWDDEYFYVAAELQEPDIWATLTNRDDIIFYDNDFEIFIDPDGDTHRYLEFEMNAFNTVWDLLLIKPYRDTEKAALHGYDIKGLKSGVRIYGTINKPGDIDSCWTVEVAFPWSAFEEITDINLPPQDGDKWRINFSRVEWRTTVKDNRYAKIINPETGKPYPEDNWVWTPQGVVNMHYPEMWGFVQFTTNTAYNKNIDFKYDDVEEVKWFLRQLYYAQREYYERNKRYTDDLTLLDLPETNKYETTVEATANLYEAEVKINERSSVRITQDGLIKIINRDL is encoded by the coding sequence ATGATGCAAAAATATAATCTATACGCTTTTGTTTTTCTTCTAATTCTTAACTCATTGGCGTATTGTCAGACAATCCCTCGTCCGCAGGTAGAATTTAATCCCCGTTATTATATTGTTCATCGCGCCGAAGAAAAGATAACGGTCGACGGAGCCTTAAATGAAAAATCGTGGCGCGCGGCCGAATGGACTGAAGACTTTATTGATATCGAAGGCGATATTCGACCCGCTCCGAGATTCAGAACACGCGCAAAAATGTTGTGGGACGACGAATATTTTTATGTGGCGGCAGAACTTCAAGAACCCGATATCTGGGCGACATTAACGAACCGCGATGATATAATTTTTTATGATAATGATTTTGAAATTTTTATCGATCCCGACGGAGATACTCACCGTTACCTGGAATTCGAAATGAATGCTTTCAATACGGTTTGGGACCTTCTGCTTATTAAACCTTACAGAGATACCGAAAAAGCCGCATTGCACGGCTATGACATTAAAGGACTCAAATCGGGAGTAAGAATTTACGGAACGATAAATAAACCGGGCGATATCGATAGCTGCTGGACTGTGGAAGTCGCTTTCCCCTGGAGCGCTTTCGAAGAAATCACGGATATAAATTTACCGCCTCAAGACGGCGATAAATGGAGAATTAATTTTTCGCGAGTCGAATGGAGAACGACAGTCAAAGATAACAGGTATGCTAAGATTATTAATCCCGAAACCGGAAAGCCTTATCCGGAAGACAATTGGGTCTGGACTCCGCAGGGCGTTGTCAACATGCATTATCCCGAAATGTGGGGTTTTGTTCAATTTACGACGAATACCGCATATAATAAAAATATCGACTTCAAATATGACGATGTAGAAGAAGTTAAATGGTTCCTAAGGCAGCTCTATTATGCCCAAAGAGAGTATTATGAAAGAAACAAACGATACACCGACGACCTCACTCTGCTTGATTTACCCGAAACAAATAAATATGAAACTACGGTTGAAGCTACGGCCAATCTTTATGAAGCTGAAGTTAAAATAAATGAACGCTCTTCTGTGAGAATTACTCAGGATGGATTAATAAAAATTATTAATAGAGACTTATGA
- a CDS encoding glycoside hydrolase family 125 protein, with product MIRRPTYNNRCFHSSAVDEFIKDLSGRIADKELSDLFVNCFPNTLDTTVRFNYNDGIPDTFIITGDIDAMWLRDSTAQVWHYLPLVNEDTKLKELIHGLLNRQLKSVRIDPYANAFNNTAKESVWSGDLTEMKPEVYERKWEVDSLCYVIRLAYGFYKTTNNKKYFTNVWKESFDLIIKTFKEQQRKNGRGTYKFGRITSWSTDTVPGDGYGNPVKPNGMIVSIFRPSDDATIFPLLVPSNLFAVKSLRQLSEIYNEIYDDKTAAIDATNLADEIENAVYNYAVTEHLDYGKIFAYEIDGFGNRLFMDDANIPSLLSLPYLGIIENRDELYLNTRKFILSENNPYYFKGKAGDGVGSPHTLIDRIWHLSIIVRALTGNNEDEIVHCLKLLKNTHADTWFMHESFDKDNPYNYTRSWFAWANSLFGELIVKINNDYPDLLKRIY from the coding sequence ATGATTCGTCGTCCGACCTATAATAACCGGTGTTTTCACAGCTCTGCCGTAGATGAATTTATAAAGGATCTTAGCGGCAGAATCGCCGATAAAGAACTATCCGATTTGTTTGTCAATTGTTTCCCGAATACTTTGGATACTACCGTCAGGTTCAATTATAATGACGGTATACCGGATACTTTTATTATTACCGGCGATATCGACGCAATGTGGTTGAGAGATTCAACTGCGCAGGTATGGCATTATTTGCCCCTGGTTAACGAAGATACAAAACTAAAGGAGTTAATACACGGGCTTTTGAACAGACAATTGAAGTCGGTACGGATAGATCCGTATGCAAATGCTTTTAATAATACCGCAAAAGAAAGCGTCTGGAGCGGGGATCTGACAGAGATGAAACCGGAGGTTTACGAACGCAAATGGGAGGTCGATTCTCTTTGTTATGTCATTAGGCTTGCTTACGGATTTTATAAAACGACAAATAACAAAAAATATTTTACGAACGTTTGGAAAGAATCCTTCGATTTGATAATAAAGACTTTCAAGGAACAACAACGGAAAAACGGCAGGGGTACTTACAAATTCGGAAGAATAACTTCTTGGAGCACCGATACCGTTCCGGGAGACGGGTACGGAAATCCGGTTAAACCGAACGGAATGATCGTTTCCATATTCAGACCGTCGGACGATGCGACTATATTTCCGCTTCTTGTGCCGTCGAATTTATTCGCGGTAAAATCTTTGAGGCAGCTCTCCGAAATTTATAATGAAATCTACGATGACAAAACGGCTGCAATTGACGCGACAAATTTGGCGGATGAAATAGAAAACGCTGTTTATAATTACGCCGTTACTGAACACCTCGACTACGGTAAGATTTTCGCTTACGAAATAGACGGATTCGGCAATCGTTTGTTTATGGACGACGCAAATATTCCGAGCTTGCTTTCTTTACCTTATCTGGGAATTATCGAAAACCGAGACGAACTTTATTTGAACACGCGGAAATTTATACTGAGCGAAAATAATCCGTACTATTTTAAAGGGAAAGCGGGAGACGGCGTAGGTAGTCCTCACACTTTGATTGACAGAATATGGCACCTTTCGATTATTGTGAGAGCGTTGACTGGTAATAACGAAGACGAAATCGTTCATTGCCTTAAACTGCTGAAAAACACTCATGCCGATACATGGTTTATGCATGAATCGTTCGACAAAGATAATCCTTATAACTATACGAGGTCTTGGTTTGCCTGGGCTAATTCACTCTTCGGAGAACTTATAGTAAAAATTAATAACGACTATCCCGATTTGTTAAAGAGGATATATTAA
- a CDS encoding glycoside hydrolase family 3 protein, whose product MDEKISLMVHQSPAIERLGIPEYNWWNEALHGVARNGRATVFPMPIGLAATWDRDLIYRIADVISNEARAKYNSALKKNQRGIYQGISLWAPNINIFRDPRWGRGMETYGEDPYLTGELAVSFIKGLQGQDKKYLKTIATPKHLAVHSGPEPERHHFNALVSNYDLNETYLPHFKKSIMKGKAYSVMCAYNRLRGKACCGHDTLLTDILRNKWGFEGIVVSDCWAVYDIFNSHKIVDSPEKAAALAVSSGTDLECGNTFLSLKNAYRDGLITEKEIDSALRRVLLARFKLGMFDPPEIVSYSQIDESYLDNSYNREIALEAARKSIVLLKNDNKLLPLDSSINKIAVIGPNADNLESLLGNYHGFPSEYITPLQAIRRVLKNGEVFYEKGCDFAPGVPAFELIDTVYLFTDGNKTVEGLKGEYYNNSELSGNPVLIRTDKSINFSWLDESPSSGINPDSFSVRWSGYIAPPISGQYQIGGYGYNDFKIFIEDSLIASFKGEFDPEITYGNYFLKKGNIYKIRIEFVRRERYGFMQLLWSIPFTDLEDRAYKTALKSDAVIMFMGLCPRMEGEALKIKLDGFKGGDRLKLSLPANQLKLIKKIHSTGKPVILVLLNGGPISTVWESENIPAILEAWYPGQAGGRAITDVIWGKYNPSGKLPVTIYKSENDLPPFENYDMEGRTYRYFKGEVLYPFGWGLNYTDITISNIELSANEIKDNDTIRVVVKLKNNGNLAGEETVQLYTKALKDNRTIKTLRGFEKIKLEPGTEGMVEFYLSKSDLAVWVDGLGFETMPGVYEIIVGLSSLDNKYKNEIKVSSK is encoded by the coding sequence TTGGACGAAAAAATTTCTTTGATGGTGCATCAATCGCCGGCAATTGAAAGACTTGGCATCCCCGAATATAACTGGTGGAACGAAGCTCTGCACGGGGTTGCAAGAAACGGAAGGGCTACGGTCTTTCCTATGCCGATCGGACTTGCCGCCACATGGGACAGGGATTTGATTTATCGAATTGCGGATGTAATTTCTAATGAAGCTCGAGCAAAATACAATTCGGCATTGAAGAAAAATCAAAGGGGAATTTATCAGGGGATTTCTTTGTGGGCGCCGAACATCAATATTTTTAGGGATCCGCGCTGGGGAAGAGGAATGGAAACCTATGGCGAAGACCCTTATCTAACGGGGGAACTAGCGGTCAGTTTTATTAAGGGGCTTCAGGGACAGGATAAAAAATATTTGAAAACAATTGCTACGCCCAAACATCTTGCCGTTCATAGCGGACCCGAACCGGAAAGGCATCATTTTAATGCATTGGTGAGCAATTACGACCTTAACGAAACTTACCTTCCGCATTTTAAGAAATCTATTATGAAAGGTAAAGCTTATTCCGTTATGTGTGCGTACAATCGTCTCAGGGGAAAAGCCTGCTGCGGGCACGATACTCTTCTGACGGATATCCTGAGGAATAAGTGGGGCTTTGAAGGAATAGTCGTTTCGGACTGCTGGGCTGTCTACGATATATTTAATTCGCATAAAATAGTCGATTCGCCGGAGAAAGCCGCCGCCTTGGCTGTCTCGTCGGGTACAGACCTGGAATGCGGAAACACTTTTTTATCGTTAAAAAATGCATACAGAGATGGATTGATAACGGAGAAGGAAATCGATTCGGCTCTACGCAGAGTGCTCCTGGCTCGTTTTAAGTTGGGAATGTTCGATCCTCCTGAAATAGTGTCGTATTCGCAAATAGACGAGTCTTATCTTGATAATAGTTACAATAGAGAGATTGCGCTGGAAGCCGCAAGAAAGTCGATTGTGTTGCTTAAAAACGATAATAAACTGTTGCCGTTGGATTCAAGTATAAATAAAATTGCAGTCATTGGCCCTAATGCCGATAACCTGGAATCGTTGCTGGGCAATTATCACGGCTTCCCTTCTGAATATATAACTCCTCTTCAAGCTATAAGACGAGTGTTAAAAAATGGCGAGGTATTTTATGAAAAAGGATGTGATTTTGCGCCTGGGGTGCCGGCTTTTGAGTTGATCGATACTGTATACCTTTTTACGGACGGAAATAAAACAGTCGAAGGTCTTAAAGGAGAATATTATAATAATTCCGAACTGAGCGGAAATCCAGTATTAATAAGAACAGATAAAAGTATTAATTTCAGTTGGCTGGATGAATCGCCTTCCTCCGGTATAAATCCGGACAGCTTCAGCGTAAGATGGTCTGGATATATTGCTCCACCGATTTCCGGGCAATATCAAATTGGAGGATACGGTTACAACGATTTTAAAATTTTCATCGAAGATTCTTTAATTGCAAGTTTCAAAGGAGAATTTGATCCCGAAATTACTTATGGAAATTATTTCTTAAAAAAGGGAAATATTTATAAAATAAGAATAGAGTTTGTTAGGAGGGAAAGATACGGTTTTATGCAATTGCTCTGGTCGATTCCGTTTACTGACCTTGAAGACAGGGCATATAAAACCGCGTTGAAATCCGATGCCGTCATTATGTTTATGGGCTTGTGTCCGAGAATGGAGGGGGAAGCTTTGAAAATCAAATTGGACGGATTCAAAGGAGGAGATAGGTTAAAATTATCATTACCCGCTAATCAGCTTAAATTAATTAAAAAGATTCATTCCACGGGAAAGCCTGTAATATTGGTTCTACTTAACGGCGGTCCTATATCTACAGTATGGGAAAGCGAGAATATTCCCGCAATATTGGAAGCATGGTATCCTGGACAGGCTGGAGGAAGAGCAATAACTGACGTAATATGGGGAAAGTATAATCCTTCGGGTAAGTTGCCGGTAACTATTTATAAATCCGAAAACGATCTGCCACCTTTTGAAAACTACGATATGGAGGGCAGAACTTACCGTTATTTCAAAGGTGAGGTTCTCTATCCGTTCGGATGGGGATTGAATTATACCGATATCACTATTTCAAATATTGAACTATCCGCGAACGAAATTAAAGATAACGACACTATTAGAGTAGTTGTAAAGCTAAAGAACAATGGGAATTTAGCAGGCGAAGAAACCGTTCAGCTCTATACAAAAGCATTAAAAGATAATCGTACGATTAAGACACTTAGGGGATTTGAAAAAATCAAGTTGGAACCGGGGACTGAAGGTATGGTGGAATTTTATTTGAGTAAAAGCGATCTGGCCGTCTGGGTGGATGGGCTGGGTTTTGAAACAATGCCCGGAGTATATGAAATTATAGTCGGTTTGTCTTCGCTTGATAATAAATATAAAAATGAGATTAAAGTTAGTTCAAAATAA